The following proteins come from a genomic window of Pirellula staleyi DSM 6068:
- a CDS encoding TM2 domain-containing protein codes for MSTATIGTKNNTHSIAIGYLCWLLGVFGAHRFYYGKRITGTIWFFTLGVFFIGWIIDLFLIPSMDAQADRKYVAGRLDYNIAWLMLTFLGVFGVHRFYMGKVLTGLLWFFTGGLFLMGWLYDFLTLNEQVSEVNQRG; via the coding sequence ATGTCCACAGCCACTATCGGAACGAAGAACAACACCCACTCGATCGCGATCGGCTATTTGTGCTGGCTCTTGGGTGTGTTTGGAGCCCATCGTTTTTACTACGGAAAACGGATCACCGGCACGATCTGGTTTTTCACCCTCGGTGTCTTCTTCATCGGCTGGATCATCGACTTGTTCCTGATCCCTTCGATGGATGCCCAGGCCGATCGTAAGTATGTCGCTGGTCGCCTCGACTACAACATCGCCTGGCTAATGCTGACCTTCCTCGGCGTTTTCGGAGTCCACCGCTTCTACATGGGAAAAGTGCTCACCGGGCTACTCTGGTTTTTCACCGGTGGTCTGTTCCTGATGGGGTGGCTCTACGATTTCCTGACGCTCAATGAGCAAGTGAGCGAAGTGAATCAGCGAGGCTAG
- a CDS encoding zinc-binding dehydrogenase yields MFAVYATHAAPDDPLSALCIGEMPEPNVPEGWVRVKVSHASLNRHDLFTLRGISGHPEGIAYPLILGNDAAGTLDDGTPVVIYPMMGGDDWRGDETLDPQWHIPSEFIHGTLADYVVVPKRNALPLPQGLSPLHASVLGTAWLTAYRALFTKSGLRAGETVLIQGATGGVATALIQLGRAAGFEVWATSRTEEGRAQAERLGAHQTFLPDQPVPRKVRAVIDSVGVATWSHSLASVARGGVLVMLGGTTGFDVPLNILTVVAEQLTITGSIMGRLQDMEDMMRLIAHTGIHPEIGAILPMQHAAEGFRAMWEGRPQGKIVFTR; encoded by the coding sequence ATGTTCGCCGTTTACGCGACGCACGCTGCTCCCGACGATCCACTCTCAGCGCTGTGTATCGGAGAGATGCCAGAACCCAATGTGCCCGAGGGCTGGGTGCGGGTGAAGGTGAGTCACGCCAGTCTTAATCGCCACGATCTGTTCACGCTGCGCGGCATCAGCGGACATCCGGAGGGAATCGCCTATCCACTGATCCTGGGGAACGATGCGGCCGGGACTTTGGACGACGGCACGCCCGTTGTCATCTACCCGATGATGGGAGGCGACGACTGGCGAGGTGACGAGACGCTCGATCCCCAGTGGCACATTCCGAGTGAATTTATCCACGGGACGCTGGCCGACTATGTTGTGGTGCCGAAGCGAAACGCACTCCCATTGCCCCAGGGCCTGTCACCGTTGCACGCCTCGGTGCTGGGCACAGCCTGGCTGACTGCTTATCGCGCGCTGTTCACGAAATCGGGATTGCGCGCTGGCGAGACGGTCCTGATCCAGGGGGCAACGGGAGGCGTAGCGACAGCCCTCATTCAACTGGGGCGCGCCGCTGGCTTCGAAGTCTGGGCCACGAGCCGAACCGAGGAAGGGCGAGCTCAAGCGGAGCGACTCGGCGCACACCAGACGTTTCTGCCCGATCAACCAGTGCCACGGAAAGTGCGAGCAGTCATCGACAGCGTCGGAGTTGCCACGTGGTCGCATAGTCTCGCTTCAGTGGCGCGGGGCGGAGTGCTGGTGATGCTGGGCGGCACAACTGGGTTTGACGTGCCGCTGAATATCCTGACCGTGGTGGCGGAGCAACTGACGATCACCGGTTCGATCATGGGGAGACTCCAGGACATGGAAGACATGATGAGGCTGATTGCTCACACTGGTATCCATCCGGAAATCGGGGCCATCCTACCGATGCAGCACGCTGCCGAAGGATTTCGCGCAATGTGGGAAGGTAGGCCCCAAGGGAAAATCGTCTTCACGCGATGA
- a CDS encoding radical SAM protein encodes MIDSPELAASPGVPEVPLSHLDQLWFQVSGLLCNLACHHCFVSSSPTNRSLEMLSFDQIKTRLEESIPLGVKEYYFTGGEPFLHPQMTEILELSLQYGPTTVLTNGTVLKDSWLARLAAVQAASIYSLEFRLSIDGPSAAINDPVRGSGTFARAMAGVKKLCAHGFLPLITAVRTWNEEDESQILSEFVEVLREQGYARPRLKILPSLRLGEEARRSGAYAHDERVTAELLIDFDRSQLLCEHARHVSVRGVHVCPLLVEQPTSILGDSLAESLQKPARLDHGACFTCYQFGAICSNSASRSMRGEEHA; translated from the coding sequence ATGATCGACTCACCCGAATTAGCAGCCTCGCCAGGAGTACCAGAAGTTCCGCTGTCGCATCTCGATCAGTTGTGGTTTCAGGTGAGTGGCCTGCTATGTAACTTGGCGTGTCATCACTGTTTTGTGAGCAGTAGCCCGACGAATCGCTCGTTGGAAATGCTTTCGTTCGACCAGATCAAAACGCGGCTTGAAGAATCGATTCCGCTCGGAGTGAAAGAATATTACTTCACCGGCGGTGAGCCGTTTTTGCATCCGCAAATGACGGAAATCCTCGAGCTTTCTTTGCAATATGGCCCCACGACGGTGCTGACCAATGGCACCGTTTTGAAAGACTCTTGGCTCGCGCGACTCGCCGCAGTTCAGGCCGCGAGCATCTATTCGCTCGAGTTTCGCTTGTCGATCGACGGCCCCTCGGCAGCAATCAATGATCCGGTACGAGGCAGCGGAACTTTTGCACGCGCCATGGCAGGTGTGAAGAAGCTGTGTGCTCATGGTTTTCTGCCACTCATCACCGCAGTTCGGACGTGGAACGAGGAAGACGAATCGCAGATCCTCAGTGAGTTTGTCGAAGTTTTACGCGAACAGGGCTACGCCCGTCCCCGGCTTAAAATTCTTCCGTCGCTGAGACTAGGCGAAGAGGCCCGCCGCAGTGGCGCTTATGCCCACGATGAACGAGTGACGGCGGAGTTGCTGATCGATTTCGATCGCTCACAACTCCTTTGCGAACACGCGCGGCATGTGAGTGTGCGGGGCGTTCACGTTTGTCCGCTGCTGGTGGAACAGCCGACCTCGATCCTGGGCGACTCACTCGCAGAATCACTTCAAAAGCCAGCGCGGCTCGATCACGGGGCCTGCTTTACCTGCTATCAATTCGGGGCCATTTGTAGCAACAGCGCCAGCCGCTCGATGCGTGGTGAGGAACATGCATGA
- a CDS encoding anti-sigma factor produces MNSSHPTNHDRILRLLADQAIEGLSTAEQLELKSLLQENPDVDVAALDRTAAMLDIAAAAEDCEPLPQHLRERILAQNPSELPVTPYVTLGSEKQLGNRMRWREGIAWAAAAACLVLAVFAWSRWPSSSLPSSPSPKLPSVAENSAPPSRPTDGETSRPSSEPTIAELREQLLTSSPDVLHLQLVSDNGVGGSEPSGDIVWSSGQQTGYLRLRALASGEAVQRRLYQVWIVGSDLSGNEMIDGGIFAVDRNAGDLILPIQANQFVQQPKMFFVSVESSGDTHDWVTPLMAQTDGL; encoded by the coding sequence ATGAACTCATCTCATCCTACCAATCATGACCGAATACTCAGGCTCCTTGCGGATCAGGCAATAGAGGGACTTAGCACAGCCGAGCAGCTGGAACTAAAGTCGCTGTTGCAAGAGAATCCCGACGTTGACGTTGCGGCTCTTGACCGCACTGCTGCAATGCTGGACATCGCTGCGGCTGCGGAAGATTGCGAACCGCTACCGCAGCACTTGCGGGAACGCATCTTGGCACAGAATCCTTCGGAACTCCCTGTCACTCCTTACGTTACCCTTGGGAGTGAAAAGCAGCTTGGAAACAGGATGCGTTGGCGTGAAGGCATCGCTTGGGCAGCAGCGGCTGCGTGTCTCGTGCTGGCGGTGTTTGCTTGGAGCCGCTGGCCGTCCAGTAGCCTGCCATCGAGTCCTTCCCCTAAATTGCCATCGGTGGCAGAAAATAGCGCACCACCATCGCGCCCCACTGATGGCGAAACTTCTCGACCCAGCTCCGAGCCAACGATTGCTGAACTGCGTGAGCAGCTTCTTACCTCATCCCCAGATGTGCTGCATCTGCAACTGGTTAGCGACAATGGCGTCGGCGGTAGCGAGCCAAGCGGCGATATTGTTTGGAGCAGCGGGCAGCAGACTGGCTATTTGCGACTACGGGCATTGGCCAGCGGCGAAGCAGTGCAGCGGAGGCTGTATCAGGTTTGGATTGTGGGGAGCGATTTGTCGGGTAACGAGATGATCGATGGTGGCATCTTTGCTGTGGATCGTAACGCGGGCGATTTGATACTGCCGATTCAGGCGAATCAGTTCGTTCAGCAGCCTAAGATGTTTTTCGTCAGCGTGGAATCGTCGGGAGACACCCACGATTGGGTAACGCCTTTGATGGCCCAAACCGATGGCTTGTGA
- a CDS encoding tRNA-(ms[2]io[6]A)-hydroxylase, with protein sequence MLSLQSSSSPRWLAQVDQDLELVLIDHAHCEKKAAGTAMNLLFSYVDNEQLARDMTEIVREELEHFNLVLDLLKRRAIKFRKVPPSSYGQRLAALIQKIEPQKAVDRLLVAGLIEARSCERFSLLRDHLPDQELAEFYGSLFESEARHHSTYVRLACHFQPEQQVRSRLAELAAAEAEIIELGDPFARVHS encoded by the coding sequence ATGCTCAGCCTCCAATCTTCCAGTTCCCCACGTTGGCTCGCTCAAGTCGATCAAGACCTTGAGCTTGTTCTCATCGACCATGCGCACTGCGAAAAGAAAGCCGCAGGAACGGCGATGAACCTGCTGTTTTCGTATGTCGACAATGAACAGCTGGCGCGCGACATGACCGAAATCGTGCGTGAAGAACTCGAGCATTTCAACCTGGTGCTCGACCTGCTGAAGCGCCGCGCGATCAAGTTTCGCAAGGTCCCTCCCAGCAGCTATGGCCAGCGACTCGCCGCGCTGATTCAAAAGATCGAGCCCCAAAAAGCGGTCGATCGTTTGCTCGTAGCGGGTCTGATTGAGGCTCGCAGCTGCGAGCGCTTTTCGCTCCTCCGCGACCACCTTCCCGATCAAGAACTCGCGGAGTTTTACGGCAGCTTGTTCGAATCCGAAGCGCGGCATCACAGTACCTACGTGCGGCTCGCTTGCCATTTTCAGCCCGAGCAGCAGGTCCGCTCGCGACTCGCCGAGTTGGCAGCCGCTGAAGCCGAGATTATCGAACTGGGAGATCCGTTCGCGCGGGTGCACAGCTGA
- a CDS encoding DUF6793 family protein: protein MPLFEVETDAHIIITWAADEAAATAVLRDAYPTDRVIRMTKRPRDSWVISKGALGLKSATADICSTARDCLSKAAGDKVHAIRLYMQATGADLDVARKVIESNMVMGW from the coding sequence ATGCCGCTGTTCGAGGTCGAAACCGACGCCCACATCATCATCACCTGGGCTGCTGACGAAGCAGCTGCCACGGCCGTTCTGCGCGATGCCTATCCCACCGACCGCGTCATTCGCATGACCAAGCGGCCACGCGATTCGTGGGTCATCAGCAAAGGGGCCTTGGGGCTGAAGTCTGCCACTGCCGACATCTGCAGCACAGCCCGCGATTGTCTCTCGAAAGCAGCCGGCGACAAAGTGCATGCGATTCGACTCTATATGCAGGCCACCGGCGCCGACCTCGATGTCGCCCGCAAAGTGATCGAATCCAACATGGTGATGGGCTGGTAG
- a CDS encoding nuclear transport factor 2 family protein — protein MTLNLPQPVAAYFAADKASGESVAQCFAENAVVKDEGHTYNGRAAIKKWKEEAASKYEYTCEPLTCESHNSKSIVTCRLVGNFPGSPIDLRFAFELAGEQIASLEVAP, from the coding sequence ATGACTCTCAATTTGCCCCAACCGGTCGCTGCCTACTTCGCCGCAGACAAGGCTAGCGGCGAGTCCGTCGCTCAGTGCTTTGCGGAAAATGCTGTCGTCAAGGACGAGGGGCACACCTACAACGGTCGCGCTGCGATCAAAAAATGGAAGGAGGAAGCGGCGTCGAAATACGAGTACACGTGCGAGCCACTCACGTGCGAGAGCCACAACAGCAAGAGCATCGTCACGTGTCGGCTTGTCGGCAATTTTCCTGGTAGCCCTATCGATCTGCGATTCGCCTTCGAGTTGGCGGGTGAGCAGATTGCGTCGTTAGAAGTTGCGCCCTAA
- a CDS encoding FAD-dependent oxidoreductase: MAVDTPASIAIIGAGPIGLETALYARFLGYDVTLFEQGEICSGVRSWGHVKMFTPLGMNSSPLGLAAIEAHDENIVFPAADAILTGQEWYEKYLLPLSQTDLLVDNIRIGTKVVAITKENLLKGELVGDEERGDWSFEVTYLDPQNELRLRTEQFDVVIDASGVLAQPRECGLGGVRPPLPLAEEKFLRTEIPVFSDNHGSGERASSLEFYGGKTTLLVGGGYSAATAAVMWKELADQFPGTKLIWSTRRARQTSADGISGPIKRIENDALPTRDALAREANSLTMPGNGFRIEHLSETMVERIESTADGRLEVTLRGEKPSKITVDRILSLCGYRPDLDLFRELQVHLCYATEGPMRLAASLMKSDKSQGSSADCLKTSSGGPEDLLTTEPNFYILGAKSYGRRSDFLFQSGLMQIRDLFRIIGDRDTLDLYQSARPLPK; encoded by the coding sequence ATGGCAGTAGATACCCCCGCCTCGATTGCAATCATCGGCGCTGGCCCGATCGGCCTCGAAACGGCTCTTTACGCTCGTTTTTTGGGTTACGACGTCACCCTTTTTGAACAGGGGGAGATCTGCAGCGGCGTTCGCTCGTGGGGGCACGTGAAGATGTTCACGCCACTGGGTATGAACAGCTCGCCGCTAGGACTTGCCGCCATCGAAGCCCACGATGAGAACATCGTTTTTCCCGCTGCAGATGCGATTCTCACGGGCCAGGAGTGGTACGAAAAATATCTGCTGCCGCTATCGCAAACAGATCTGCTGGTCGACAACATCCGCATCGGCACCAAGGTTGTCGCCATCACGAAAGAGAACTTGCTGAAGGGTGAGCTCGTTGGGGATGAAGAGCGGGGTGATTGGTCGTTTGAAGTGACCTATCTCGATCCTCAAAACGAGCTTCGCCTCCGCACCGAGCAGTTCGATGTGGTGATCGACGCCAGTGGTGTTTTGGCACAGCCGCGCGAATGTGGCCTGGGTGGGGTGCGTCCTCCTCTGCCACTTGCAGAGGAGAAATTCCTACGTACCGAAATCCCAGTCTTCAGCGACAATCACGGATCAGGAGAGCGGGCTTCGAGTCTAGAGTTCTACGGCGGTAAAACGACACTGCTCGTCGGAGGTGGGTATAGCGCAGCGACTGCAGCGGTGATGTGGAAAGAGCTCGCCGATCAGTTTCCCGGTACGAAACTGATCTGGTCTACACGCCGCGCTCGACAGACGTCTGCCGACGGCATCAGTGGCCCGATCAAGCGAATCGAAAACGATGCTTTGCCAACGCGCGATGCACTCGCGCGAGAAGCAAACAGCTTGACGATGCCCGGCAATGGATTTCGAATCGAGCATCTGAGCGAAACGATGGTCGAGCGGATTGAATCCACAGCCGACGGACGTTTGGAAGTCACACTGCGTGGTGAGAAGCCTTCGAAAATCACGGTTGATCGTATTTTAAGTCTCTGTGGCTATCGGCCCGATCTCGATCTGTTTCGCGAGCTTCAAGTCCATCTTTGCTACGCTACGGAAGGGCCGATGCGACTCGCAGCCTCGCTGATGAAGTCGGATAAGTCGCAAGGTTCTAGCGCCGACTGTTTGAAGACTTCTTCAGGAGGTCCTGAAGACTTACTCACAACAGAGCCGAACTTTTATATCCTCGGCGCGAAGAGCTATGGCCGGCGGAGCGACTTCTTGTTTCAATCCGGACTCATGCAAATTCGCGATTTGTTTCGCATCATTGGTGATCGCGATACACTCGACCTCTACCAATCGGCCCGTCCACTTCCCAAGTAG
- a CDS encoding metallophosphoesterase family protein, with translation MSDHGARSPERIALLGGVYSNYLALEAVIADAREQGATKIYCLGDLGAFGPFPDRAIEILRKHQIETVRGNYDDSIGRGLADCQCGYTDERDNHFARLSYEYTFKNTSATSREFLRSLPPEIRFEVHGVRVLLCHGSPRKMNEFVWESTSSTHFLEYLARQHAADVVCTTHTGIAWQRTLSEGRLWLNVGAIGRPPNDGLTSILYALLDFFPKTMPTARATLRRVAYDHERLAVEMRAEQLPEEFIETILTGWWTTCLEILPAKERSRGRH, from the coding sequence ATGAGTGACCATGGGGCTCGTTCACCGGAGCGCATCGCGCTGCTCGGCGGCGTGTATAGCAACTATCTGGCGCTCGAAGCTGTGATTGCCGACGCCAGAGAGCAGGGGGCCACGAAGATTTATTGCTTGGGTGATCTCGGCGCGTTTGGTCCGTTTCCCGACCGGGCAATCGAAATCCTGCGCAAGCACCAGATCGAAACCGTTCGGGGTAATTACGACGACTCAATCGGGCGTGGCCTGGCCGATTGTCAGTGCGGCTATACCGACGAGCGCGACAACCATTTCGCTCGGCTCAGTTATGAATACACCTTCAAAAACACTTCAGCAACTTCACGCGAGTTCTTAAGGAGTTTGCCTCCGGAAATCCGCTTCGAGGTGCATGGTGTACGGGTGCTGCTGTGTCATGGTAGTCCTCGGAAGATGAACGAATTTGTCTGGGAGTCGACCTCGAGCACCCATTTTCTCGAGTATCTGGCCCGTCAGCATGCAGCCGACGTGGTCTGCACCACCCATACTGGAATAGCTTGGCAGCGGACACTGAGTGAGGGGCGTTTGTGGCTGAATGTCGGCGCGATCGGACGCCCCCCGAACGACGGCCTGACGAGTATTTTGTATGCACTTCTCGACTTCTTCCCGAAAACGATGCCGACGGCGCGAGCCACCCTGCGGCGGGTCGCGTATGACCATGAGCGACTCGCCGTGGAGATGCGTGCCGAGCAATTGCCAGAGGAGTTTATCGAGACCATTCTGACCGGCTGGTGGACCACCTGCCTCGAGATCTTGCCAGCCAAAGAGCGAAGTCGCGGCCGGCATTAG
- the nhaA gene encoding Na+/H+ antiporter NhaA encodes MKIPEWLPDAHHPTGPTQESRQTLIEPWLRPVDRFLHNKTSGGMVLLACTLLALIVANSPWSEWYAQLWQTRVGFTVGRFELYKPLLLWINDGLMTLFFFVVGLEIKREIVFGELRDPRKVALPAAAALGGMIVPAAVYYFVEGGGPGVKGWGIPMATDIAFVVGFLTLLGNRVPFGLKILLLTLAIVDDIGAILIIAVAYTSNTSLLFLGISIASFGVIYLFRWIGVRLVPAYVVLGAGVWLAFLKSGVHPTVAGVVLGLLTPAASWFTRRSLVNLAEGVVLLKLGQDPQHDHPVDHEELVQLMTTTARETVSPLDRLETALHPWVAFGIMPIFALANAGVKIELAAVTDSVALAVAAGLILGKPLGIVAFSWIAVKLGLARLPSGVNWKILLGAGCLAGIGFTMSLFIAGLALDAEQLSAGKIGTLLGSAVSAIFGLGLLLYFLRPSDGRPAEVIA; translated from the coding sequence ATGAAGATCCCCGAGTGGCTGCCAGATGCCCATCACCCCACCGGTCCGACCCAGGAATCTCGCCAGACGCTGATCGAACCATGGCTACGCCCCGTCGACCGATTTCTGCATAACAAAACGTCGGGGGGCATGGTGCTGTTGGCCTGCACACTCCTCGCTCTCATCGTGGCCAACTCGCCTTGGTCAGAGTGGTATGCCCAGCTTTGGCAGACGCGTGTCGGTTTCACTGTAGGACGCTTTGAACTCTACAAGCCGCTCTTGCTCTGGATCAACGATGGGCTGATGACGCTCTTTTTTTTCGTCGTTGGTTTAGAGATCAAACGCGAAATCGTCTTCGGCGAACTTCGCGATCCTCGCAAGGTAGCTCTGCCAGCCGCAGCTGCTCTAGGGGGAATGATTGTTCCCGCTGCCGTTTACTACTTCGTAGAAGGCGGGGGACCGGGAGTGAAAGGCTGGGGCATACCTATGGCCACCGACATTGCTTTTGTGGTGGGGTTTCTGACTCTGCTCGGCAATCGCGTTCCCTTCGGACTGAAGATCCTGCTACTCACGCTGGCCATCGTGGATGATATCGGGGCCATCCTGATTATCGCCGTGGCTTACACCTCGAATACATCGCTGTTGTTTCTGGGCATCAGCATCGCCAGTTTTGGTGTGATCTACTTGTTCCGCTGGATCGGGGTTCGGCTAGTCCCCGCTTATGTCGTACTAGGAGCTGGCGTCTGGCTGGCCTTCCTGAAATCGGGTGTCCACCCAACGGTTGCAGGAGTGGTTCTCGGCTTGCTCACGCCAGCAGCCTCTTGGTTTACCCGGCGCAGCTTGGTGAACCTGGCCGAGGGAGTAGTTTTGCTGAAGCTGGGCCAAGATCCCCAACACGACCACCCTGTGGATCACGAGGAGTTGGTTCAGCTGATGACCACCACCGCCCGGGAAACGGTCTCGCCACTCGATCGTTTGGAAACAGCGCTCCACCCTTGGGTCGCATTCGGAATCATGCCTATCTTCGCTCTGGCGAACGCTGGTGTAAAAATTGAACTCGCCGCTGTCACAGACTCGGTCGCGCTCGCTGTTGCTGCTGGCCTGATCCTCGGAAAACCTCTAGGAATCGTGGCCTTTAGTTGGATAGCTGTGAAACTCGGCCTCGCACGACTTCCCAGCGGAGTGAACTGGAAAATTCTCCTGGGAGCCGGTTGTCTGGCAGGCATTGGCTTTACGATGTCGCTCTTCATCGCCGGGCTCGCGCTCGACGCGGAGCAGCTCTCAGCCGGGAAAATTGGCACGCTCCTTGGCTCGGCTGTGAGCGCGATTTTCGGACTAGGCTTGCTTCTCTATTTCCTTAGACCAAGCGACGGCCGCCCGGCTGAAGTCATCGCGTGA
- a CDS encoding sigma-70 family RNA polymerase sigma factor produces MPDTILDKVAARNPGAVDQCLARYGGLVWSLARRMSPTTSDAEDAVQEIFIDLFRHASRFDPQREPSEATFVAMIARRRLIDRHRKHTRQVKTIPIDAKGTTPVAIPLNGLELRDEVGRVRELLSQLRCEERQVLELIFFHGLSQAETAEMLNMPLGSVKTHSRRGLLRLRELSTGTLDLANEGEA; encoded by the coding sequence GTGCCAGACACGATCCTTGATAAAGTCGCGGCACGAAATCCAGGGGCCGTCGACCAGTGCCTCGCTCGCTACGGCGGACTCGTGTGGTCACTTGCGCGGCGCATGTCTCCGACGACCAGCGATGCGGAGGATGCAGTTCAAGAGATATTTATCGATTTGTTTCGGCATGCATCGCGATTTGACCCTCAGCGAGAGCCTTCGGAGGCGACTTTTGTCGCCATGATAGCGCGACGTCGGTTAATCGACCGTCATCGCAAACATACACGGCAGGTCAAGACCATACCGATCGATGCGAAAGGGACGACGCCTGTTGCAATTCCCTTGAATGGTCTAGAGCTGCGCGATGAGGTTGGTCGTGTTCGCGAACTGCTATCTCAACTGAGGTGCGAGGAGCGGCAAGTACTAGAGTTGATTTTCTTTCACGGTCTATCCCAGGCGGAAACAGCCGAAATGCTAAACATGCCTCTCGGTTCTGTGAAGACTCACTCGCGACGAGGCCTACTTCGTCTGCGAGAGCTTTCCACTGGCACACTGGATCTGGCCAATGAAGGTGAAGCATGA
- a CDS encoding RNA polymerase sigma factor: MFNPFSEVAGDSSDATLVDQARNGDGAALEKLVLRHQAWIFNIAVRMVFDPHEAEEVTQEVLVKVITKLSTFKGESQFRTWLYRIAANHVLNMKRRSAEAKTTTFADYGTAISSTPDADLPDPHSVPVEVPILVEEAKYSCTMGMLLCLDRKQRLIFTLGEILGASDTVGGEVLEMTAENFRQCLSRARRDLTSFMNNQCGLVNTKNPCRCPKKTRGFIEHGHVDPHRLMFAAQHVQRVRDVAGEAVREIEALVEQQHVGIYRDHPFLQPTDQIAWLRRMLQREDVRGALHLL, encoded by the coding sequence ATGTTCAACCCGTTCAGTGAGGTCGCTGGCGACAGTTCCGATGCCACACTGGTCGATCAGGCCAGGAATGGGGACGGTGCCGCTCTCGAGAAGCTGGTTCTGCGACACCAGGCATGGATTTTTAACATCGCCGTACGGATGGTTTTCGATCCGCACGAGGCCGAGGAAGTGACCCAAGAGGTGCTCGTTAAAGTCATCACCAAGCTCAGCACGTTTAAGGGTGAGAGCCAGTTTCGGACCTGGCTCTATCGCATTGCCGCCAATCACGTCCTCAACATGAAACGTCGCAGCGCGGAGGCAAAGACGACCACGTTCGCCGACTATGGAACTGCGATTAGCAGCACGCCCGATGCCGACCTGCCTGATCCCCACAGTGTGCCGGTTGAAGTGCCGATTCTGGTGGAAGAAGCGAAGTACAGCTGCACCATGGGAATGCTGCTTTGCCTCGATCGCAAGCAGCGGTTGATCTTCACGCTCGGCGAGATTTTGGGGGCAAGTGATACCGTCGGGGGGGAAGTGCTAGAGATGACGGCCGAGAACTTCCGCCAATGCTTGTCGCGTGCGAGGCGTGATCTGACCAGTTTCATGAACAACCAGTGCGGGCTCGTGAATACGAAAAATCCCTGCCGATGCCCGAAGAAGACACGCGGCTTCATCGAGCATGGTCATGTCGATCCGCACCGGTTGATGTTCGCTGCCCAGCATGTGCAGCGGGTGCGTGATGTCGCGGGAGAAGCGGTGAGAGAAATCGAAGCGTTGGTCGAGCAGCAGCACGTCGGCATTTACCGCGATCACCCTTTTCTTCAGCCGACCGATCAGATCGCTTGGTTGCGACGGATGCTGCAGCGCGAGGATGTGCGCGGAGCGCTGCACCTTCTCTAA
- a CDS encoding chemotaxis response regulator protein-glutamate methylesterase encodes MPTSSIRVLVIDDSPLMRALITDAINAQPGIEVCGQAEDGEKGLVLFEKLMPDVVTLDIQMPKMDGLETLTAILAKRSVPVIMVSSLTQLGADVTLEALDRGAIDYVAKPDGQRAADQLLRDELIRKIRNVAGADLKKILEIRARRARMRQMRTPLSVLAPTSVAMPQTAPYLTDKLIAIGISTGGPPALAGMFMNLTTPLPPIVIVQHMPPHFTKSLASRLNGLGLIRCKEAETGDVLQPNTAYLAPGGHHLKIQKNVRGGKLLVCDGDPVSGHRPSVDVMMQSAAEVYGRRAIGVIMTGMGRDGSDGCRAIRTAGGYVLGQDEATSDVYGMNRVAFIEGNVDRQFGLDDAAEVIQSQVKKLWAPQKVGV; translated from the coding sequence GTGCCTACCTCTTCCATTCGCGTGCTAGTGATCGACGATTCTCCGCTGATGCGCGCCTTGATCACCGATGCCATCAATGCCCAGCCCGGCATCGAAGTTTGTGGCCAGGCTGAAGATGGTGAGAAAGGGCTCGTGCTTTTCGAGAAGCTGATGCCCGACGTGGTGACGCTCGATATTCAGATGCCCAAAATGGATGGTCTCGAAACACTCACGGCGATTCTTGCCAAGCGGAGTGTGCCGGTCATCATGGTGAGCTCGCTCACGCAGCTCGGCGCCGATGTAACACTCGAAGCGCTCGACCGGGGTGCGATCGACTATGTCGCTAAGCCCGATGGGCAGCGAGCTGCCGACCAACTGCTGCGCGATGAATTGATCCGCAAGATTCGCAACGTCGCCGGTGCAGATCTGAAAAAGATCTTGGAAATTCGTGCACGCCGCGCTCGGATGCGTCAGATGCGTACACCGCTTTCGGTCCTCGCACCCACCTCCGTAGCGATGCCACAAACGGCACCCTACTTAACCGATAAGCTGATCGCGATTGGCATTTCGACCGGTGGCCCCCCTGCACTGGCTGGCATGTTCATGAACCTCACCACGCCACTCCCGCCGATCGTGATCGTGCAGCATATGCCGCCGCATTTCACCAAGTCGCTGGCGAGTCGCTTGAATGGTCTCGGATTGATTCGCTGTAAGGAAGCAGAGACGGGCGATGTGCTCCAACCGAACACTGCTTACCTGGCCCCAGGTGGTCATCACTTGAAGATTCAAAAGAATGTCCGAGGTGGTAAGCTGCTTGTTTGCGACGGCGATCCTGTGAGTGGTCATCGCCCCAGTGTCGACGTGATGATGCAATCGGCGGCCGAAGTTTATGGACGTCGCGCGATCGGCGTGATTATGACTGGCATGGGACGCGATGGCTCTGACGGCTGTCGCGCGATTCGAACTGCCGGAGGCTATGTCCTCGGTCAAGATGAAGCCACAAGCGACGTCTATGGCATGAATCGCGTCGCGTTTATTGAAGGAAATGTCGATCGCCAGTTCGGGCTCGACGATGCCGCTGAAGTCATTCAGTCGCAGGTGAAAAAACTTTGGGCGCCGCAAAAAGTAGGTGTCTAA